A single region of the Ancylobacter novellus DSM 506 genome encodes:
- a CDS encoding YebC/PmpR family DNA-binding transcriptional regulator, with protein sequence MAGHSQFKNIMHRKGKQDAVRSKLFSKLAREITVSAKLGMPDPNMNPRLRAAILAARAENMPKDNIDRAIKKAQGGDAENYDEIRYEGYGPGGVAVIVEALTDNRNRTASEVRSYFTKSGGSLAETGAVSFMFDRIGVVEFDAAKASEDAMMEAAIEAGADDVSSSEDGHEVVCSVENLHEVARALEAKFGEPRKSGLVWRPQNTVAVDDEVAEKLIRLVDTLNDNDDVQNVYANFELSDAFVAKMSA encoded by the coding sequence ATGGCCGGGCATTCGCAGTTCAAGAACATCATGCACCGCAAGGGCAAGCAGGACGCGGTGCGCTCCAAGCTGTTCTCCAAGCTGGCGCGCGAGATCACCGTCTCCGCCAAGCTCGGCATGCCCGACCCGAACATGAACCCGCGCCTGCGCGCCGCCATCCTCGCGGCCCGCGCCGAGAACATGCCCAAGGACAATATCGACCGCGCCATCAAGAAGGCGCAGGGCGGCGACGCGGAGAACTATGACGAGATCCGCTATGAGGGCTACGGCCCCGGCGGCGTCGCCGTCATCGTCGAGGCGCTGACCGACAACCGCAACCGCACCGCTTCGGAAGTGCGCTCCTATTTCACCAAGTCCGGCGGCTCGCTGGCGGAGACGGGCGCGGTGTCCTTCATGTTCGATCGCATCGGCGTGGTCGAGTTCGATGCCGCCAAGGCGTCGGAGGACGCGATGATGGAGGCGGCCATCGAGGCCGGCGCGGACGACGTGTCCTCCTCCGAGGACGGCCACGAGGTGGTGTGCTCGGTCGAGAACCTGCACGAGGTGGCCCGTGCGCTGGAAGCCAAGTTCGGCGAGCCGCGCAAGTCCGGCCTCGTCTGGCGGCCACAGAACACGGTGGCGGTCGACGACGAGGTGGCCGAGAAGCTGATCCGCCTCGTCGACACGCTCAACGACAATGACGACGTGCAGAACGTCTATGCCAATTTCGAGCTGTCCGACGCCTTCGTCGCCAAGATGAGCGCGTGA
- a CDS encoding ABC transporter transmembrane domain-containing protein — protein MTVTQAADATPTATTSRRPRLSPLMALWPHIRRYRGRAGAALVALVVAAVATLVVPIAVRRMIDFGFDERHAGFIDRYFGVMIGVVAVLAVASAARYYLVMTLGERIVADLRSQVFAHVLTLDGGFYDSAKSGELISRLTADTTQIKSAVGASASIALRNLVLFFGAAVMMVITSPWLSATLLIAIPAIVAVLLGAGRGVRKRSRSAQDTLAEASAYAVEAIGAVRSLQANTAEGAASRHFAGEVEHSFNAASDAVRARAWLTGFAIFLIFASVVGILWAGANAVLAGTMTAGTLGQFVLYAVLAASGLGQLGEVWGEISQAAGATERIAELLAERPKVARPADPLPLPEPPQGSVTFANVAFAYPTRPDLPALSDVSFTVQPGERVAVVGPSGAGKSTLFQLLLRFYDPVSGRVEIDGVNIAKADPEAVRARIALVPQDVAIFATSIRENIRLGRPDATDEEVEEAGRLALADEFVARLPEGWDTPVGERGVTLSGGQRQRLAIARAILRRAPILLLDEATSALDAESETLVQRALDRSMQGRTTLVIAHRLATVLSADRILVMEQGRVVEEGTHTSLVAQGGLYARLAALQFGDATAGK, from the coding sequence ATGACTGTGACACAAGCCGCCGACGCCACACCGACCGCAACGACCTCACGCCGTCCCCGCCTCTCGCCGTTGATGGCGCTGTGGCCGCACATACGCCGCTATCGGGGCCGCGCCGGCGCGGCGCTGGTCGCGCTGGTGGTCGCCGCCGTCGCCACGCTGGTGGTGCCGATCGCCGTGCGGCGGATGATCGATTTCGGCTTCGACGAGCGGCATGCCGGCTTCATCGACCGCTATTTCGGGGTGATGATCGGCGTGGTGGCGGTGCTCGCGGTCGCCTCCGCCGCGCGCTACTACCTCGTCATGACGCTCGGCGAGCGCATCGTCGCGGATCTGCGCTCGCAGGTCTTCGCCCATGTGCTCACCCTCGACGGCGGCTTCTACGACAGCGCCAAGTCGGGCGAGCTGATCTCGCGCCTCACCGCCGACACCACGCAGATCAAGTCCGCGGTCGGCGCCTCCGCCTCCATCGCCCTGCGCAACCTCGTGCTGTTCTTCGGCGCGGCGGTGATGATGGTCATCACCAGCCCCTGGCTGTCGGCGACGCTGCTCATCGCCATTCCCGCCATCGTCGCCGTGCTGCTCGGCGCTGGACGCGGCGTGCGCAAGCGCTCGCGCAGCGCGCAGGACACGCTGGCCGAGGCCTCCGCCTATGCCGTTGAGGCCATCGGCGCGGTGCGCTCGCTGCAGGCCAACACCGCCGAAGGGGCGGCGTCCCGGCATTTCGCCGGCGAGGTGGAACATTCCTTCAACGCCGCGAGCGACGCGGTGCGGGCGCGCGCCTGGCTCACCGGCTTTGCCATCTTCCTGATCTTCGCCAGCGTCGTCGGCATCCTCTGGGCCGGTGCCAATGCGGTGCTGGCCGGCACCATGACCGCCGGCACGCTCGGCCAGTTCGTGCTCTATGCCGTGCTGGCGGCGAGCGGGCTCGGCCAGCTCGGCGAGGTCTGGGGCGAGATCTCGCAGGCCGCCGGCGCCACCGAGCGCATCGCCGAGCTGCTCGCCGAGCGCCCCAAGGTCGCCCGCCCCGCCGATCCGCTGCCGCTGCCGGAGCCGCCGCAGGGTTCCGTCACGTTCGCGAATGTGGCCTTCGCCTACCCGACCCGGCCGGACCTGCCGGCGCTTTCTGACGTGAGCTTCACTGTCCAGCCGGGCGAGCGGGTCGCCGTGGTCGGCCCGTCAGGTGCCGGCAAGAGCACGCTGTTCCAGCTGCTGCTGCGCTTCTACGATCCCGTCTCCGGCCGGGTGGAGATCGACGGCGTCAACATCGCCAAGGCCGATCCGGAGGCGGTGCGCGCGCGCATCGCGCTGGTGCCGCAGGATGTCGCCATCTTCGCCACCTCGATCCGCGAGAACATCCGCCTCGGCCGGCCCGACGCCACCGACGAAGAGGTCGAGGAGGCCGGCCGCCTCGCTTTGGCCGACGAGTTCGTCGCCCGCCTGCCGGAAGGCTGGGACACGCCGGTCGGCGAACGCGGCGTCACGCTGTCCGGCGGCCAGCGCCAGCGCCTCGCCATCGCCCGCGCGATCCTGCGTCGGGCGCCGATCCTCTTGCTGGACGAAGCCACCTCGGCGCTCGACGCCGAGAGCGAGACGCTGGTGCAGCGAGCGCTCGACCGCTCCATGCAGGGCCGCACCACGCTGGTCATCGCCCACCGCCTCGCCACAGTGCTCTCCGCCGACCGCATATTGGTGATGGAGCAGGGCCGCGTAGTGGAGGAAGGCACCCACACCAGCCTCGTCGCCCAGGGCGGCCTCTATGCGCGCCTGGCCGCGCTGCAGTTCGGCGACGCCACCGCCGGGAAGTGA
- a CDS encoding inositol monophosphatase family protein, translating to MIRTALMTVMVQAVRKAGRSLIRDFGEVENLQVSLKGPADFVSAADRKAERILQEELTKARPNFGFIMEESGEIDGADESHRWIIDPLDGTTNFLHGIPLFCVSLALARDGVPIAGVIFNPITDELFIAEKGAGAFMNDRRIRVAARRNLADSVVCCGIPHMGRGDFARFSREYAAVGPKVAGVRRTGSAALDLAWVAAGRFDAFWERGLSPWDMAAGIVLVREAGGYVSDLDDADKMLAKGDIIVGNEIVRRDLLSLVRKAGSGG from the coding sequence ATGATCCGCACCGCCCTGATGACCGTGATGGTCCAGGCCGTCCGCAAGGCCGGCCGTTCCCTGATCCGCGATTTCGGCGAGGTGGAGAACCTGCAGGTCTCGCTCAAGGGGCCGGCCGACTTCGTCTCCGCCGCCGACCGCAAGGCCGAGCGCATCCTGCAGGAAGAGCTCACCAAGGCGCGGCCGAACTTCGGCTTCATCATGGAGGAGAGCGGCGAGATCGACGGCGCCGACGAGAGCCACCGCTGGATCATCGACCCGCTCGACGGCACCACCAACTTCCTGCACGGCATCCCGCTGTTCTGCGTCTCGCTGGCGCTGGCGCGCGACGGCGTGCCGATCGCGGGCGTGATCTTCAACCCCATCACCGACGAGCTTTTCATCGCCGAGAAGGGTGCCGGCGCCTTCATGAACGACCGCCGCATCCGCGTCGCGGCGCGCCGCAACCTGGCCGACAGCGTGGTGTGCTGCGGCATCCCGCATATGGGACGTGGGGATTTCGCCCGGTTCTCGCGCGAATATGCCGCCGTGGGGCCGAAGGTGGCGGGCGTGCGCCGCACCGGCTCGGCGGCGCTCGATCTCGCCTGGGTGGCGGCAGGCCGCTTCGACGCCTTCTGGGAGCGGGGCCTGAGCCCCTGGGACATGGCGGCCGGCATCGTGCTGGTGCGCGAGGCCGGCGGCTATGTCAGCGATCTCGACGACGCCGACAAGATGCTGGCCAAGGGCGACATCATCGTCGGCAACGAGATTGTGCGCCGCGACCTGCTGTCGCTGGTGCGCAAAGCCGGCAGTGGTGGTTAG
- a CDS encoding 5-formyltetrahydrofolate cyclo-ligase, whose product MPHCPDAHLDKASLRSEALARRAALSPEARETAAEAAAAHALEWLGDVKGEMVSVFASFGHEIPTHPLVRRLRAAGAEIALPVVLEPGKPLIFRLWEPGEELVSSRGPGRFVIPAPPETAPAVSPDVLVVPLAGFDARGNRLGYGAGFYDRTLALLRSAKRIEAIGYAFAVQELPAVPAEAHDERLDAIATDAGIVRPAEE is encoded by the coding sequence ATGCCCCATTGTCCCGACGCCCATCTCGACAAGGCCAGCCTCCGCTCCGAGGCCCTCGCACGGCGTGCGGCGCTGAGCCCCGAGGCGCGCGAGACCGCCGCCGAGGCCGCCGCTGCCCATGCGCTGGAATGGCTCGGCGACGTGAAGGGCGAGATGGTCTCCGTCTTCGCCTCCTTCGGTCATGAGATCCCGACCCATCCGCTGGTGCGCCGCCTGCGCGCCGCCGGTGCCGAGATCGCGCTCCCTGTGGTGCTGGAGCCCGGCAAGCCGCTGATCTTCCGCCTCTGGGAGCCGGGCGAGGAGCTGGTGTCCTCGCGCGGGCCGGGGCGCTTCGTCATTCCCGCGCCGCCGGAGACGGCCCCCGCCGTCTCGCCCGACGTGCTGGTGGTGCCGCTCGCCGGCTTCGACGCACGCGGCAATCGGCTCGGCTACGGCGCCGGCTTTTACGACCGCACCCTCGCCCTGCTGCGCTCCGCCAAGCGGATCGAGGCCATCGGCTACGCCTTCGCCGTGCAGGAGCTCCCCGCCGTGCCGGCCGAGGCGCATGACGAGCGGCTCGACGCTATCGCGACGGATGCGGGCATCGTCCGCCCGGCCGAGGAGTAA
- a CDS encoding TIGR00282 family metallophosphoesterase produces MRLLFLGDVVGRVGRQVVLQHLPRLREAWALDFVVVNGENAAGGFGITEAIHEEFLEAGADAVTLGNHSFDQREALVFIERAPRLIRPANYPPGTPGRGAALIEARNGAQVLVVNMMGRVFMDPLDDPFAAIDRELDAAPLGMVADAVIVDFHAETTSEKQAFGHWCDGRASLVIGTHTHVPTSDHRILPGGTAFMTDVGMCGSYEGVIGMDKEEPLRRFTRRIGASRFEPATGEGTLSGLAVETDGTGHAVRVAPVRLGGVLEDVVPAFW; encoded by the coding sequence ATGCGCCTGCTCTTTCTCGGCGACGTGGTCGGCCGCGTCGGGCGGCAGGTGGTGTTGCAGCACCTGCCACGCCTGCGCGAGGCCTGGGCGCTCGATTTCGTGGTGGTGAACGGCGAGAACGCCGCCGGCGGCTTCGGCATCACCGAGGCGATCCACGAGGAGTTCCTCGAGGCCGGCGCCGATGCGGTCACGCTCGGCAACCATTCCTTCGACCAGCGCGAGGCGCTGGTGTTCATCGAGCGCGCCCCGCGGCTCATCCGCCCCGCCAACTATCCGCCCGGCACGCCCGGCCGCGGCGCAGCGCTGATCGAGGCGCGGAACGGGGCGCAGGTGCTGGTCGTCAACATGATGGGCCGCGTCTTCATGGACCCGCTGGACGATCCCTTCGCCGCCATCGACCGCGAGCTCGACGCCGCCCCGCTCGGCATGGTGGCGGATGCGGTGATCGTCGATTTCCACGCCGAGACCACCAGCGAGAAGCAGGCCTTCGGCCATTGGTGCGATGGGCGCGCCAGCCTCGTCATCGGCACCCACACCCATGTGCCAACCTCCGATCATCGCATCCTGCCCGGCGGCACGGCCTTCATGACCGATGTCGGCATGTGCGGCTCCTATGAGGGAGTGATCGGCATGGACAAGGAGGAGCCGCTGCGCCGTTTCACCCGCCGGATCGGGGCGAGCCGCTTCGAGCCGGCGACAGGCGAGGGCACGCTGTCCGGCCTCGCGGTGGAGACGGACGGCACGGGCCACGCGGTGCGCGTCGCCCCTGTGCGCCTCGGCGGCGTGCTGGAGGATGTGGTGCCGGCGTTCTGGTGA
- a CDS encoding GNAT family N-acetyltransferase: MTQRLSAALAPFDWGRMPAMAALWVEAWLEAIPEIDFAARRGWLIHRIGTLLDDGAVIELAVAGAGEHPCGRLLGFVTVQPSTGYVDQLVVHPDHWGTGIASLLVEAAAARSKKPLSLDVNEENPRAVRFYEKAGFAVVGHGVNPTSGRPTLRMERVDQNGPHARA, translated from the coding sequence ATGACCCAACGCCTTTCCGCCGCGCTCGCGCCCTTCGACTGGGGCCGCATGCCGGCCATGGCGGCACTGTGGGTCGAAGCCTGGCTGGAAGCGATCCCCGAGATCGACTTCGCCGCCCGCCGCGGCTGGCTGATCCACCGCATCGGCACGCTGCTGGACGACGGCGCGGTGATCGAATTGGCGGTGGCGGGCGCAGGCGAGCATCCCTGCGGCCGGCTGCTGGGCTTCGTCACCGTGCAGCCCTCGACCGGCTATGTCGACCAGCTCGTCGTGCATCCCGACCATTGGGGCACCGGCATCGCCAGCCTGCTGGTGGAGGCCGCCGCCGCGCGCTCGAAGAAGCCACTGTCGCTCGACGTGAACGAAGAGAACCCGCGCGCCGTGCGCTTCTACGAGAAGGCCGGCTTCGCGGTCGTCGGGCACGGCGTCAACCCCACCTCCGGCCGCCCGACGCTGCGGATGGAGCGCGTCGATCAGAATGGCCCTCACGCCCGGGCTTGA
- a CDS encoding peptidoglycan -binding protein, which produces MALGRARRGERQIDYWPGFVDALSTLLLVFVFLLSVFVLAQFVLTQEIGSKDDAMARLQAQIRELTDLLALERANDSESESQMGALRASLLRLEQERDALQAAATAVASPEEIAAAQARSADLARELGQEKDAAAQAAAQIAILNQQIAALRRQIAALEQALDISEQKDKESQSRLADLGRRLNVALAQRVQELTRYRSEFFGRLRAILGDRPDVRIVGDRFVFQSEIFFDRASADLRPDAMPALDKLAEALVALEKEIPSDISWVLRVDGHTDNRPIATPLFPSNWQLSAARSIAVVQYLAGKGVSPQHLVAAGFGEYQPIDDADSDDARARNRRIELKLTER; this is translated from the coding sequence ATGGCACTGGGACGCGCCCGCCGCGGCGAACGGCAAATCGACTACTGGCCTGGCTTCGTCGACGCCCTGTCGACGCTGCTGCTGGTCTTCGTCTTCCTACTCTCGGTCTTCGTGCTCGCCCAGTTCGTACTGACGCAGGAGATCGGCTCGAAGGACGATGCGATGGCGCGGCTGCAGGCGCAGATCCGCGAATTGACCGACCTTTTGGCGCTGGAACGCGCCAACGATTCCGAATCCGAGAGCCAGATGGGCGCGCTGCGCGCCAGTCTGCTGCGGCTCGAGCAGGAGCGCGACGCGCTGCAGGCGGCGGCCACCGCTGTCGCGTCGCCCGAGGAGATCGCCGCCGCGCAGGCCCGCAGCGCCGATCTCGCCCGCGAACTCGGGCAGGAGAAGGACGCCGCCGCCCAGGCCGCGGCGCAGATCGCCATCCTCAACCAACAGATCGCCGCGTTGCGCCGGCAGATCGCGGCGCTGGAGCAGGCTCTCGACATTTCCGAGCAGAAGGACAAGGAGAGCCAGTCGCGCCTCGCCGACCTCGGCCGCCGGCTCAACGTGGCGCTGGCCCAGCGGGTGCAGGAGCTCACGCGCTACCGCTCGGAGTTCTTCGGCCGGCTGCGCGCCATCCTCGGCGACCGGCCTGACGTGCGCATCGTCGGCGACCGCTTCGTGTTCCAGTCGGAGATCTTCTTCGACCGCGCCTCGGCGGATTTGCGCCCCGACGCCATGCCGGCGCTGGACAAGCTGGCGGAGGCGCTGGTGGCGCTGGAGAAGGAGATCCCCTCCGACATCTCCTGGGTGCTGCGCGTCGACGGCCACACCGACAACCGGCCGATCGCGACGCCGCTCTTTCCCTCCAACTGGCAGCTCTCGGCGGCGCGCTCCATCGCGGTGGTGCAGTATCTCGCCGGCAAGGGGGTGTCGCCGCAGCATCTGGTCGCCGCCGGCTTCGGCGAGTACCAGCCGATCGACGACGCCGACAGCGACGACGCGCGCGCCCGCAACCGGCGCATCGAACTGAAGCTTACCGAGAGATGA
- the rpmE gene encoding 50S ribosomal protein L31 — MKSDIHPDYHFVKVVMTDGTEYTTRTTWGKEGDVLQLDIDSTSHPAWTGGSQQLLDRAGRVSKFQKKFAGFLKA, encoded by the coding sequence ATGAAGAGCGACATCCATCCCGACTACCACTTCGTCAAGGTGGTGATGACGGACGGCACCGAGTACACGACCCGGACGACCTGGGGCAAGGAGGGCGATGTCCTCCAGCTCGACATCGATTCGACGTCGCACCCGGCCTGGACCGGCGGTTCGCAGCAGCTGCTCGACCGCGCTGGCCGCGTGTCCAAGTTCCAGAAGAAGTTCGCGGGTTTCCTCAAGGCCTGA
- a CDS encoding DUF4164 domain-containing protein — MSAPAGGEPTALESALRRFNGAVDALEAAIERRLEVERQEAALAQQLHVLGADRSRLADALDNAEARADRLESANEEVARRLGGAMETIRAVLAAHER, encoded by the coding sequence ATGAGCGCGCCGGCAGGGGGCGAACCGACGGCCCTGGAATCCGCGCTCCGGCGCTTCAACGGCGCCGTCGACGCGCTGGAGGCGGCGATCGAGCGCCGGCTCGAGGTGGAGCGGCAGGAAGCCGCGCTCGCCCAGCAACTGCATGTGCTCGGCGCCGACCGCTCGCGCCTCGCCGATGCGCTCGACAATGCCGAGGCCCGGGCCGACCGGCTGGAGAGCGCCAATGAGGAGGTCGCGCGCCGGCTCGGCGGCGCCATGGAAACCATCCGCGCGGTGCTCGCCGCGCATGAGCGCTGA
- a CDS encoding DUF1465 family protein has product MGSSRKQMDEDGVAETISLAARRLASPAFTSLFRQGMALIDETAAYLDGEGRTASRGLARGVLAAYAQQSLQLSTRLMQLASWLLLRRAVLEGDMSEESALRESARIDLDGPRRDLDQEAELPAQLAALVRRSHELQRQIVKLDAALRAPAETAGLRPNDVAGQIGKLRSAFERH; this is encoded by the coding sequence ATGGGCAGTTCGCGGAAGCAGATGGACGAGGACGGCGTCGCGGAGACGATCAGCCTCGCCGCGCGCCGGCTCGCCTCGCCCGCCTTCACCAGCCTGTTCCGGCAGGGCATGGCGCTGATCGACGAGACCGCCGCCTATCTCGACGGCGAGGGCCGCACGGCAAGCCGTGGCCTGGCGCGCGGCGTGCTCGCCGCCTATGCCCAGCAGAGCCTGCAGCTCTCCACCCGGCTGATGCAGCTCGCCTCCTGGCTGCTGCTGCGCCGCGCGGTGCTGGAAGGCGACATGTCGGAAGAGAGCGCGCTGCGCGAGAGCGCGCGGATCGATCTCGACGGACCCCGTCGCGACCTCGACCAGGAGGCGGAGTTGCCGGCCCAGCTCGCCGCGCTGGTGCGCCGCAGCCACGAATTGCAGCGGCAGATCGTCAAGCTCGACGCCGCGCTGAGAGCGCCGGCGGAGACCGCCGGGCTGCGGCCGAATGACGTCGCCGGGCAAATCGGCAAGCTGCGCAGCGCCTTCGAGCGGCACTGA
- a CDS encoding NAD(P)H-quinone oxidoreductase encodes MTELPATMTAIGLPTPGGPEALVPEQRPVPQPGAGEILVKVAAAGVNRPDVMQRKGLYPPPPGASDIPGLEIAGEVVALGAGVTRWQVGDKVCALVSGGGYAQYCLADEGAALPVPAGLSMVEAAALPETFFTVWTNVFDLAGLKSGESFLVHGGTSGIGTTAIQLAKAFGATVFTTAGSAEKCEVCRKLGADVAIDYKAEDFVAVIKEKTGKGVNVILDMVGGSYIARNYEAAAPQGRIVQIAFMEGSKVQIDYMRLMLKRLSHMGSTLRSRPKAEKAVIAASLREKVWPLIEAGKVKPVLDQTFPLEKASEAHARMETSAHIGKIMLKVG; translated from the coding sequence GTGACCGAACTGCCCGCCACCATGACCGCCATCGGCCTGCCGACCCCCGGCGGCCCGGAAGCCCTGGTTCCCGAGCAGCGCCCGGTGCCGCAGCCGGGCGCCGGTGAGATCCTGGTCAAGGTGGCCGCCGCTGGCGTCAACCGGCCGGACGTGATGCAGCGCAAGGGTCTCTATCCGCCGCCGCCCGGCGCCTCCGACATTCCGGGCCTCGAGATCGCCGGCGAGGTGGTGGCGCTCGGCGCGGGTGTCACCAGGTGGCAGGTAGGTGACAAGGTGTGTGCGCTGGTCTCCGGCGGCGGCTATGCCCAATACTGCCTCGCCGACGAGGGCGCGGCGCTCCCCGTGCCGGCCGGGCTCTCCATGGTCGAGGCGGCGGCGCTGCCCGAGACCTTCTTCACGGTCTGGACCAATGTGTTCGACCTCGCCGGGCTGAAGTCGGGGGAGAGCTTCCTCGTGCATGGCGGCACGTCGGGCATCGGCACCACGGCGATCCAGCTGGCCAAGGCCTTCGGCGCCACGGTGTTCACGACCGCCGGCAGCGCCGAGAAGTGCGAGGTGTGCCGTAAGCTCGGGGCGGATGTCGCCATCGACTACAAGGCCGAGGACTTCGTCGCCGTCATCAAGGAGAAGACCGGCAAGGGGGTGAACGTCATCCTCGACATGGTCGGCGGCTCCTACATCGCCCGCAATTACGAGGCCGCCGCACCGCAGGGGCGCATCGTGCAGATCGCCTTCATGGAAGGCTCCAAGGTGCAGATCGACTATATGCGGCTGATGCTGAAGCGGCTGTCGCATATGGGCTCGACGCTGCGCTCGCGGCCGAAGGCCGAGAAGGCGGTGATCGCCGCCTCGCTGAGGGAGAAGGTCTGGCCGCTGATCGAGGCCGGCAAGGTGAAGCCGGTGCTGGACCAGACCTTCCCGCTGGAGAAGGCGAGCGAGGCGCATGCGCGCATGGAGACCAGCGCCCATATCGGCAAGATCATGCTGAAGGTGGGGTGA
- a CDS encoding DUF1192 domain-containing protein has translation MAIDDDLFPSAPVRKPGTHELGADLSLLSETELEERIAQLLAEAERLKAALEKKRASRAAAENFFKR, from the coding sequence ATGGCGATCGACGACGACCTCTTCCCCTCCGCGCCGGTCAGGAAGCCCGGCACGCATGAGCTCGGCGCCGACCTCTCGCTCCTGTCCGAGACCGAGCTTGAGGAGCGCATCGCCCAGCTCCTCGCCGAGGCCGAGCGGCTGAAGGCGGCGCTGGAGAAGAAGCGCGCCTCGCGCGCCGCGGCGGAGAATTTCTTCAAGCGTTAG
- a CDS encoding cell division protein ZapA, with the protein MAYVTISIGGRAYRMACDDGQEEHLAGLGEEVDARIDQMRAAFGEIGDQRLSIMAAITIADELSEARRRIRALEQEVGTERAARSAAVQKLGETESQLAGTVVAAAERLEKLARELGPSPSGGVGMG; encoded by the coding sequence ATGGCCTATGTGACCATCAGCATCGGCGGGCGCGCCTACCGCATGGCCTGCGACGACGGCCAGGAGGAGCACCTCGCCGGCCTCGGCGAGGAGGTGGATGCGCGCATCGACCAGATGCGCGCCGCCTTCGGCGAGATCGGCGACCAGCGGCTCTCCATCATGGCGGCCATCACCATCGCCGACGAGCTCAGCGAGGCGCGCCGACGCATCCGGGCGCTGGAGCAGGAGGTGGGGACCGAGCGCGCCGCCCGCAGCGCGGCGGTGCAGAAGCTCGGCGAGACGGAGAGCCAGCTCGCCGGCACTGTGGTCGCCGCCGCCGAACGGCTGGAGAAGCTCGCCCGCGAGCTCGGGCCAAGCCCTTCGGGTGGCGTGGGGATGGGCTGA